The Paenibacillus sp. 481 DNA window ACAACGTGGATTGTGCCTAGAGGAGTATCTCACATGGTTGAAGCAGTATGCTTTGCATGAGGAGCATCTCTATTTTGAACATAAAGACTTGGTCATCGAAATTTATTATGTACGTGCAAAAGAATTAGTCACAACCGTACCGATCACCAACGGTAAACGGTATGAAATTTCAGGCAACAACGACGACGGATTTGTAGTCACTGTATTCCATGAAAAAGGTAGTGAAGGTAGTGGCTGCTAAGAACAACTACGGTTTGCTCGATGACTTCAAAATCGTTGCGGCTATGTTGGTCATCGCCATTCATACGGGGCCATTAACGTCCTACAATACGTATGCTGACTTTTTGCTTACCGGCATATTTGCTCGACTTGCGGTGCCCTTTTTCTTTATGGCTTCAGGCTTTTTGCTCTTTCAGAAGCTGACAGGGGAGATTAGTCAGGACAGGCTAATCGTGAATCGTTATGCCCGTAAAATCACATGGCTGTACCTTGCCTCAATGTTGCTATATGTACCGCTCAATGTGTACGCCGGATATTTCACACTAGATTTCAGCTTGCTGTCTACGTTGAAAGATATTCTTTTTAATGGGACATTGTATCACCTTTGGTATTTTCCGGCGCTCATCCTTGGCGTTTACCTCACTTATTTTCTATATAAAAAGTTGTCCTTTACAACGATGTTTGTACTGACTGGATTGCTGTATCTAATCGGACTTCTCGGTGACAGTTATTTTGGTTTAGTAGAACAGAAGGGTCTCTTACACGCTATCTATTCGAATTTGTTTTCCCTGTTTGACTATACGAGAAATGGGTTGTTTTTTGCACCACTTTTTATTGTACTTGGTGCTTGGACAGCCCAGCGATCCCAAACATCCCGCAACGTACAATCGGCAACAAGCAGCGCCCTTTTCTTCGCACTAGCCGTTGCGTTGCTGTTCGTAGAGGGAAGCCTTGTGCAACAATTACAATTGCCGCGGCATGATAGTATGTACGTTTTTTTAGTTCCGGCTGTATATTATTTGTTTCAATTTCTACTCACCCAAAAAGGCAGGGGTGGCTCATATGTTAGACAGCTAAGTACATGGATATATATTTTGCATCCGCTTTCCATTGTGGTCGTACGAGGTGTAGCTAAGCTTAGCGGGTTAAGCGCCGTGTTGGTAGCGAATAGCCTGATTCATTTTGTTGTCGTTACCCTGTTGTCGATCCTGTTTGCGGGTATCGTGGTGTATTTTATTTCTCGGGAAATAACAAAACCAACCCCCAAGCACAGGGCTTGGGTAGAGGTGAATCTTGCACATCTCAGACATAACCTTGTGGAGTTGCAAAAAATCCTTCCCGCTGATTGTAAGGTGATGGCAGTGGTCAAGGCAGATGCTTACGGTCACGGCAGCATACCGGTGGCAAAGTCGCTTTACGATGCGGGTGTAAGGCACTTTGCAGTGGCTGAATGTGAAGAAGGGATTACCTTACGTAAACATGGGATCGAAGGAGAGATCATCGTTCTAGGATATACTTCTCCAAGTCGGTTCAGAGACCTTGTGCGGTATGATCTTACGCAAACGGTGATTAGCGCAGATTATGCGGGTTCTCTCAATGAATCCCGTAGATCCGGAAAATCTGGCAAATTCGGCAAGTTCGGAAGAAAAGTAAACGTACATATTAAAATCGACACGGGCATGGGAAGGCTGGGGGAAACCCATGCCAACATGGAGCAGATTCGCTGGATGTATCAACAACCTCATTTACACGTAACCGGAACTTACAGCCATCTGTCCGTGTCGGATAGCCATCAAGCGGATGATATGGCTTATACACGTGCACAAATTAACCGATTTTATGAAGTGATCGGGCAGTTGAAGTACGCAGGGATTAACCCAGGTACACTTCATATCCAAAGCAGCTACGGCATTTTAAATTATCCTGATCTACATTGTGGACTGGCTCGTCCAGGTATAGCTTTGTACGGATTGCTTAGCAATGAGGACGATAACATTAATACACAAGTCAGATTGCGTCCGGTCCTTTCCTTGAAAGCAAAGGTAACGCTTGTCCATTCAATCAAGGCAGAGACTCCCATCGGTTATGGGCGAAGCTATGTGCCAGTGGAGGACAGTCGTATTGCCACCGTCTCGATTGGATATGCGGACGGTATTCCGAGAGCTTTATTTGAGCAAGGTGGCAACGTTCTTGTGCGAGGTCAACAAGCGAATATTGCGGGAAATATATGCATGGATCAAATGATGATCGATGTGACGCACATAGACGGCGTACAAGAAGGAGATACGGTAACTTTAATTGGTCAAGATGGAGCGGAAATCATTACTGCGGGGCAAGTTGCAAGCCGTTGTAACACCATTACGAATGAGATTGTAAGCGGCATCGGAAGCCGAGTGGAGCGAGTCTATATCCGGAGGAGCGAGGTGGAGTCAACGCCGAGTCGCCATGTATCCAGACAAATGCAAATGTGTCAAAAAGAAAAGGTAAGGAACAACAACCATTGCTCCTTACCTTAATGTGCATCTGTTAGGCTTCAGATTGTTCTTTCTTTGGATTGCACGTGATTGCAAATAACCAAACTAATGGAGCTAGGAAATAAGCATAGACTGAAGCTTGATTATTTATATGAAAAAGGGAAATTGAGTAGTGGATCGCTCCCATAAATGCAATAAATGAGATTGCTGTGCAAGCGATGAATAAAGATCTTGTTGTCATACGGCTGCCTCCATTTGTAGATCCGTTAGTATGTTCTTCATTAGAAAAGTAAGGTAGTATTCTCAACATAACCCAAAACAAAATTAAAAGTGACAACGCTTCCATAAAAGCACCTACTTTCATGCCGTTTTGAACTTATGAACAGTATATCATGTTTTACTCAAAAAAGACACATTTTCGACATGAAATAGTCACTTTTTTTTCATTAATGTTCATGCAATTGGGTCGCTAACTATGAAAGCGGAGTAATGTGGACGATTATTGCGCATATTAACACCAACGCTGAAATGAATACAGTGTTGGAGGTGCCATTTTTATGATCCGGCTACGCAAATGGTTAAGAAAGAAATGGAAGCAGCTTGTTGGAACGGTCGCTTACAGTTTGGCACAATACGAACAAAATCAGAGCTTACGCAATGAAGTGCACTTGTTTCGTTTGTTTCTGGTGACAGTATTAATGGTAGGTCTTGCGTGCGGTGTTGTAGATGAGGCTTATGCTTCGAGTGCCACGTGGATATATACGGACGAGCCGGTAGCGCAGCAGAAAGGCGCGGAGCGCACGACGAAGCAGCTTGCCATCGTGATTGATGATTTCGGAAATCGTATGTCAGGAACCGATGAAATGCTTTCGCTGCCAGTCAAGCTGACCGTAGCGGTCATGCCTTTTTTACAAACAACGGCTAAAGATGCTGAACAAGCGCATCGACTTGGGCATGAAGTTATCGTTCATATGCCGATGGAGCCGAAGCATGGCAGGGCAAGCTGGATGGGGCCAGGCGGTATTTTAACTTCGCTGTCCGATCAAGAGATTGAACAGCGAGTGAATAAAGCGATCGATGCGGTCCCTCATGCGGTCGGTATGAACAATCATATGGGCTCAAAAGCGACGGGCGATAAACGTGTTATGCGAATTGTGCTTAAAGTTTGCAAAGAGCGGGGTTTGTACTATTTGGATAGTAAGACCAATTACCACTCGATTGTGGCGGAAGTCGGCAAAGAGGTTGGGGTACCCGTTATTCAAAATCATGTCTTTCTTGACGATGAGGTTTCGACTGCTCATATTTCTAAACAATGTAAGCTTATCGAGCAACATCTACGAGATCACGCGGTTTGTGTAACGATCGGCCATGTAGGTACACCTGGTAAAAAGACCGCACAAGTGCTAGGCAAATTTGTACCCGAGCTTATGAAGCAAGTGAACATCGTGCCCATTTCGAAGTTGATTGAGCGCCAGCAGTTACAAGTGCAATAGCGAAGTGCAATAGCAAGGTGCAAAGTGCAAAATGCAAAGTGCCCCGCGGTGTAACAAACGCCGTCTGGGGCACTTTTGTTGTAAGTTCTTAAGCACACGGTTAAAATAATGCGTTGAAATGGATCAGGGCGTCACAAATTCGAGACGCAATGGTCGCTTGACCTTTGGCGCTCGTCAGTAGCTGACGGTCAGCTTCGTTACTAATGAAGCCTGTTTCGACAATTACAGCTGGATGCTCTACACGACGGAGCAAATAGTAAGTACTCCCGACTTCGACACTGTTGCGAACCTCATAAAGAGGGTTTAACGATTGCTGAATGACCCATGCGAGCATCTTGCTGCGTCCTTCGTCCTTGTGCAGGATAATGGGGCCACGCTTTGCTTGGTTTTTCGTCCAGTTCACATGGATGCTGACGAACAGCGAAGTCGGAATTTCTTTACTTAATTGCCGACGTTGAGCGAGGTCGCGCTGATGCCGCGAGCGCACTTGTGACCAACGATTATCATCGCTAAGAGCATAGTCTCCGGTTCGATTCAAAATAGTAGGGATGCCCTTGCTGCGCAGTAGCAAGTACAATTTTTGGGCAATGGCTAAATTAATATCTTTTTCCAAAAGATCACCGTATTTCGTGCCTCCATCAATCCCGCCGTGACCTGCATCAATAATGACGACTCGTTGTGGAAATGCGGATGATAAATTGTTTGGACTATGCGTATTGAGCGCTTGCTGCGGCTGTTTAGGCTGTTGCATGATTGCCGTTTCATGAGATAACGGTTCTGCGGAAATTCGTGTTACGCCACCATATGCAGACCATTGAACAGTGGTCAATAAAAGCAGCGCACAAGCACTTTTAGTGACGAGTCGGGTGAAGTGGCTCATGCTCTAATCCTCCCTTTTTTAATACACATTGCTGTTAAGGTGTGCGAAGTGCGTCCTAGTCATTCGATGTAAATAATGCGTGTTTGTGAAAAAGAAATTCGTTTACAACAAGATGTTTAAGGTGATGAAAAACGGTGCAAACTTATATGTAACGGTCGGCAAATTCATAAGGTGGTGCGTGCGCATGGCAAAGAGCGATGATTTCATCAAGTTCATTACACAACGTGTTGTGACGTACATGGAAACACCGGAAGAAACACGGCGCGAGAAAAAAATGGAGCGCAAGCAGCGTACGAATGAGGCTTGGATTACAAAATGGTTCGGGCTTTTACCGCTTAGCTTAAGCATGTGGGCCAAAACATGGGGCAGTTTCACTAAGCCACTATGGAAGCGTGCTAGTCTAGTGGTGTGGCGACGTGCTCGTTAGTTTACACACATCTTGTCGTCTAGCTTCAATGATGATGCACAACAGGCTGTCTCAATCGTAGATGTAGCATCTACGGGGAGACAGCCTGTTGTGTTATTTTTGCGGTACAAATGTTCCATTCATTACGGCACTCTCGATGTGAATATAACGGGTCGCCTGCAAATCCGGGCTTGCTACGGCCACATAGGATGTAGGCTGGCGATGTGATGCAACTGTAGCTGAGGTTGAAGCTATGCCCCATTGTTGAAGTCCGACAACGGAGAACGGCATTTGTACGTGTACGCTTCCGTTGCTAGACGATTGCACATAAATCCATTTATGTGCTTCATCAAGCGGATTGAATTCATCGGTTAAAGAGGATGCGTTTGCGCGAACTTGCTTAAGCAGTGACATCCACGTCACGTTCTCGTACGGGTCGAACAACGGTTGCAGTAGAGCTGGTGTTGGATCGGTTACGGCATGTCGTAGCTCGAGATTAGGCTGTGATTGGACAAGGTGAGCCGCAGATGAAGTGGTGTGATGCTTGTGGCTCGCTAAGCTTGCAGGCGCTGAAATGGCATCGCGTTGATTTTGCTTTAAATATTTGGATTCCGGCTGATATTCATCCGGCAACCATTCACCGCTTTGCGCGTCTAACCAAGCTATGACACCTTGTTTATTGATTACTTTCCAGAGCGTGACTTGTGTATCGTCGTAGTATGGTTCAATGTGGGCATAGGACGCAGCCTGTGGCTCTGTCTGTAAATGGAATAATAAAGCCTGTTTTAATGTGTTTAGATCGTAAGGTGTTTGTTCACCCGTTCCATACTCGGTAAGTTTAACGGTGTCTGATTGAGTGTCCGCTGGGTCGGTTGAATCGACGGAATCAGCGGAATCAGATGGATTGGATGCTGACAATATCATATATCCGACTTGTTTGCCTGCGACCAGCACGCGCACGAGCCAGCCGTGCGTTCCTGGGCCTAGTGGCATGACATCTAATGTCCCTTGTTTCCAATTATCAAATGGCGAGCTGTTAGCAAGCTGTTGTTTGTAATGCTCAGCAATCCGAATAAGGTCAGGCGAGTGCTGCTGAAGCGTTGTGGCTTGTTGGAATGATGCGAGTGCTACTGTTATGTCAGTGTGCTTGCTGTCGTCCGCTGTTACATGTGTTTGAGCTGGCTGCTGATTGTTGTCCAAGGTATATGCGTTGGCAGGGGTGGGCGGTGTTGTAAAATGTGTATGCACACTCCAGATGGCCCAAGCTATACTACTAGCGAATAGGATGGTTATTGTTACTGAGCGAATCCAGCTTCCAAGATGCGAAAGCCAGTAGGGTGTTTTCATTTTTGTCACCTCATTCCAGATACAAAATGTATCATTTGGTCTTATTTTAAAGGACAAGCCTCAAAAAGGTTGTCGGACGATGGTTTCGAGGCTTGATCAGATAAGTTCTATTTTTGCCACAAGTTGGCGCATCTAGACACATTATGGTGTGAAGCTTGTTATTGGTGCATGCAATGGTAAATGAACAAGCGCTGTATTGAGTAGGGAGCATTGAATACGCGGCTCAAACTGCCAGCGAAGTTCTTGTTTACGCATTTCGTATTGTTGTTGCATCGTTATCGAAGCAAGTATTGCTTCATCTGTATCTGTATCCGTATCCGTATCTGTATCTGTATCTGTATCTGTATCTGTATCTATATTGGTATCTGTATTCGTGTCGTTGATCGGTTTATCTTTGTTTAGTGAATCTTTCGCTTTAGCAGAAGTGATTTCGCTTTGTTCCGTTTCCTTAATTAATGTCTCGTAGTAGGCTGACAACCTGATTAGTTCATCTTGGAGACGAGCATGAGCTTGTTCTGCCCATTCGTTGTCACAGGTGTCAATATGGCCCCGTATATACTGCTCCACCATTTGTTGCGTCTGCTCCAAGGCGATGTGCCATGGTAGTACATGCACATGGGGAGGTAATTTTGGCGTGAGCGTTAATGGCAGCACATACTCCATAAATTGGGTGCACATTTTGCCGGATACGAGTGATATGCCAAAGGAATGAATTTCTTCTCGCTTTAAATCACACATGAATTCCAGCTTTGTGTTAAGCATGAGCCAAGG harbors:
- the vanT gene encoding serine racemase VanT catalytic subunit, whose amino-acid sequence is MKKVVKVVAAKNNYGLLDDFKIVAAMLVIAIHTGPLTSYNTYADFLLTGIFARLAVPFFFMASGFLLFQKLTGEISQDRLIVNRYARKITWLYLASMLLYVPLNVYAGYFTLDFSLLSTLKDILFNGTLYHLWYFPALILGVYLTYFLYKKLSFTTMFVLTGLLYLIGLLGDSYFGLVEQKGLLHAIYSNLFSLFDYTRNGLFFAPLFIVLGAWTAQRSQTSRNVQSATSSALFFALAVALLFVEGSLVQQLQLPRHDSMYVFLVPAVYYLFQFLLTQKGRGGSYVRQLSTWIYILHPLSIVVVRGVAKLSGLSAVLVANSLIHFVVVTLLSILFAGIVVYFISREITKPTPKHRAWVEVNLAHLRHNLVELQKILPADCKVMAVVKADAYGHGSIPVAKSLYDAGVRHFAVAECEEGITLRKHGIEGEIIVLGYTSPSRFRDLVRYDLTQTVISADYAGSLNESRRSGKSGKFGKFGRKVNVHIKIDTGMGRLGETHANMEQIRWMYQQPHLHVTGTYSHLSVSDSHQADDMAYTRAQINRFYEVIGQLKYAGINPGTLHIQSSYGILNYPDLHCGLARPGIALYGLLSNEDDNINTQVRLRPVLSLKAKVTLVHSIKAETPIGYGRSYVPVEDSRIATVSIGYADGIPRALFEQGGNVLVRGQQANIAGNICMDQMMIDVTHIDGVQEGDTVTLIGQDGAEIITAGQVASRCNTITNEIVSGIGSRVERVYIRRSEVESTPSRHVSRQMQMCQKEKVRNNNHCSLP
- a CDS encoding divergent polysaccharide deacetylase family protein, translated to MIRLRKWLRKKWKQLVGTVAYSLAQYEQNQSLRNEVHLFRLFLVTVLMVGLACGVVDEAYASSATWIYTDEPVAQQKGAERTTKQLAIVIDDFGNRMSGTDEMLSLPVKLTVAVMPFLQTTAKDAEQAHRLGHEVIVHMPMEPKHGRASWMGPGGILTSLSDQEIEQRVNKAIDAVPHAVGMNNHMGSKATGDKRVMRIVLKVCKERGLYYLDSKTNYHSIVAEVGKEVGVPVIQNHVFLDDEVSTAHISKQCKLIEQHLRDHAVCVTIGHVGTPGKKTAQVLGKFVPELMKQVNIVPISKLIERQQLQVQ
- a CDS encoding N-acetylmuramoyl-L-alanine amidase, which translates into the protein MSHFTRLVTKSACALLLLTTVQWSAYGGVTRISAEPLSHETAIMQQPKQPQQALNTHSPNNLSSAFPQRVVIIDAGHGGIDGGTKYGDLLEKDINLAIAQKLYLLLRSKGIPTILNRTGDYALSDDNRWSQVRSRHQRDLAQRRQLSKEIPTSLFVSIHVNWTKNQAKRGPIILHKDEGRSKMLAWVIQQSLNPLYEVRNSVEVGSTYYLLRRVEHPAVIVETGFISNEADRQLLTSAKGQATIASRICDALIHFNALF
- a CDS encoding YqzE family protein, coding for MAKSDDFIKFITQRVVTYMETPEETRREKKMERKQRTNEAWITKWFGLLPLSLSMWAKTWGSFTKPLWKRASLVVWRRAR